Within the Terriglobales bacterium genome, the region TTCATCAGCGAGGGCGAGAAGATCCGGGTGGACACCGCCGAGGGAACGTACCTGGAGCGGGTGAAAGCCTGAATGGAGTCATGCTGAGGGCCTTCAGGCCCGAAGCATCTCGCGTGCCCTATTTGTGAGTGCTGCGCGCGAGATCCTTCGGTGCTAAAGCACCTCAGGATGACGCCGGTTAGAGTGATGGCACGAACCGAACAATCCGTGGAAGCGCGCCGCTATGTAGTGCGAGGACGGGTGCAGGGGGTCGGCTTCCGCTGGTTCGTGGAGCGGGAAGCGCACCTGCTGGGCGTGGCCGGCGTGGTGCGCAACCAGGCCGACGGCAGCGTCGAAGTCGTGGCCCAGGGGACGCCCGAGCAACTGGCCGGCCTCCACGGGCGCTTGCGCGAAGGCCCGCGCGCGGCGCGCGTGGATGCAGTGGACGTCTCTCCAGCCGAGGTCCAGCCCGGCCTGGAATCATTCCGCATCGAAGGAGCCTGGTGACATGCAGACCAAGCCCGCCACCGACTGT harbors:
- a CDS encoding acylphosphatase gives rise to the protein MARTEQSVEARRYVVRGRVQGVGFRWFVEREAHLLGVAGVVRNQADGSVEVVAQGTPEQLAGLHGRLREGPRAARVDAVDVSPAEVQPGLESFRIEGAW